From Oryza sativa Japonica Group chromosome 4, ASM3414082v1, one genomic window encodes:
- the LOC4335472 gene encoding 7-hydroxymethyl chlorophyll a reductase, chloroplastic-like has product MARCISFLSTSSSLPCATKPPCCSVSSVLPSSPSSHQCRGRKTSCGSIRALREDWRERSKAIPPGGVYPAKDHCSQCGLCDTYYIAHVKNACAFLGDGMSRVEDLEPLVHGRGRKQDMDEMYFGVYEQLLYARKMKPVEGAQWTGIVTTIAVEMLKANMVDAVVCVQSDPDDRLAPMPVLARTPDEVIAAKGVKPTLSPNLNTLALVEAAGVKRLLFCGVGCQVQALRSVEKYLGLEKLYVLGTNCVDNGTREGLDKFLKAASSEPETVLHYEFMQDYKVHLKHLDGHIEEVPYFCLPAKDLVDVIAPSCYSCFDYTNGLADLVVGYMGVPKYPGVSMTQHPQYITVRNDRGREMLSLVEGLLESTPTVSSGVRQPFVIETVKADDEAKQGRGPSQPAPTFVGNVIAFLLNLIGPKGLEFARYSLDYHTIRNYLHVNRAWGKQRAEQHIPSYAKKIVEAYDKDGRIESMLQ; this is encoded by the exons ATGGCGCGGTGCATCTCCTTCCTGTCTACCTCCTCGTCCTTGCCATGTGCCACAAAACCGCCCTGCTGCTCAGTGTCCTCTGTCTTACCCTCGTCTCCGTCCTCTCATCAATGCCGAGGTAGGAAAACGAGTTGCGGGTCAATTAGGGCGCTGCGGGAGGATTGGAGGGAGAGATCCAAGGCCATCCCTCCTGGTGGCGTCTACCCAGCCAAGGACCACTGCAGCCAATGTGGGCTTTGTGACACCTACTACATTGCGCATGTCAAGAATGCCTGCGCATTCCTAGGAGATGGCATGTCCCGTGTCGAG GATTTGGAGCCATTGGTCCATGGGAGGGGCAGGAAGCAAGACATGGATGAGATGTACTTCGGAGTGTATGAGCAACTCCTATATGCCAGGAAGATGAAACCTGTTGAAG GAGCCCAATGGACAGGAATAGTGACAACGATTGCGGTTGAGATGCTAAAGGCAAATATGGTTGATGCTGTGGTTTGTGTACAAAG TGACCCAGATGACAGGCTTGCTCCAATGCCTGTTTTAGCCAG GACGCCAGATGAAGTTATTGCAGCCAAAGGTGTGAAGCCAACATTATCACCTAATCTCAATACGCTTGCGTTGGTTGAG GCAGCTGGTGTGAAGCGTCTTCTCTTCTGTGGTGTGGGTTGTCAAGTGCAAG CTTTGAGATCAGTTGAGAAGTATCTTGGTTTGGAAAAGCTTTATGTGCTCGGGACAAACTGTG TGGACAATGGTACCCGTGAAGGACTTGACAAGTTTTTGAAGGCTGCAAGCAGTGAACCAGAGACTGTACTGCATTATGAATTTATGCAGGACTACAAG GTTCACTTAAAGCACTTGGATGGACATATTGAAGAG GTTCCCTATTTTTGCCTGCCAGCAAAGGACCTTGTTGATGTTATTGCCCCATCATGCTACAG CTGCTTTGACTACACAAATGGCTTGGCT GATTTAGTGGTGGGCTATATGGGTGTACCAAAGTACCCTGGAGTTTCCATGACACAGCACCCTCAATACATTACAGTCAG GAATGATCGTGGAAGGGAGATGCTCAGCCTAGTAGAGGGCCTCCTGGAGAGTACACCTACAGTTAGCAGT GGCGTCAGGCAACCATTTGTTATCGAGACGGTTAAAGCTGATGATGAAGCAAAACAGG GGAGAGGACCTTCTCAGCCAGCTCCGACATTTGTCGGCAATGTTATAGCCTTCCTACTGAATCTG ATTGGGCCGAAGGGGCTAGAGTTTGCTCGCTACTCTCTGGATTATCACACGATAAGGAATTACCTCCATGTGAATCGGGCATGGGGCAAGcaaag AGCGGAGCAGCACATTCCTTCCTATGccaagaagattgtggaggCGTACGACAAGGACGGACGCATCGAGTCGATGCTCCAGTAG
- the LOC4335473 gene encoding large ribosomal subunit protein mL101 (rPPR4): protein MATRVKDVARRSSKKYVDEALYRRLFRRGSTPQAVREEVDGFLDSRKRAFKWEVGVCVRRLRKQALYRPALKLSEVMARRGMNPTVSDQAIRLDLVAKSRGIAAAEKYFLDLPETSKTHLTYGALLNCYCKDLMTEKAEALMGKMKELNFAFTAMCYNSLMTLYTKVNQHEKVPSVIQDMKADDVLPDIYTYNVWMRALAARVDIKGVERVIEEMKRDGRVTPDWTTYSNLASIYVDAGLFEKAEAALKELEKWNTSNDLEAYQFLITLYARTQNLVEVHRVWRSLKRNQPRRANMSYLNMIQALANLKDLPGAEACFKEWEAQYINPPKTNTKAPGTAETSSNESDVKATKDKGTDGELKHPKYDIRVANAMIKAYITEGMFDKAVAVKKRAKMRGGRLNAKTWEIFMEHYLKEGDLKMVHWCADRAIKKGHSAGRIWVPPHEVTETLMDYFEKNKDVDGAEKFVEVLKKVQKDLGTVVFEPLVRTYAAAGKKLPGMRHRLKIENVEVSEETAKLLDSVCIDQ, encoded by the exons atggcgACGCGGGTGAAGGACGTGGCGCGGCGGTCGAGCAAGAAGTACGTCGACGAGGCGCTGTACCGGCGGCTGTTCCGCCGGGGCTCCACGCCGCAGGCCGtgcgggaggaggtggacgGCTTCCTCGACAGCCGGAAGCGCGCCTTCAAGTGGGAGGTCGGCGTCTGCGTCCGCCGCCTCCGGAAGCAGGCCCTCTACCGCCCCGCCCTCAAG CTTTCTGAAGTCATGGCAAGAAGAGGCATGAATCCTACAGTCAGTGACCAGGCAATCCGCCTTGATCTCGTTGCCAAATCAAGAGGCATTGCTGCTGCTGAGAAGTACTTCCTGGACCTCCCAGAAACTTCCAAAACTCATCTCACATATGGTGCTCTTCTTAACTGTTACTGCAAAGACTTAATGACTGAGAAGGCTGAAGCCCTTATGGGAAAAATGAAggaactcaactttgctttcacTGCCATGTGCTATAACAGCTTAATGACACTATACACGAAAGTCAACCAACATGAGAAGGTCCCTAGTGTCATCCAGGATATGAAAGCCGATGATGTGTTGCCTGATATTTATACCTATAATGTTTGGATGAGGGCGCTTGCAGCTCGTGTAGACATAAAAGGGGTTGAGAGGGTGATTGAAGAGATGAAACGGGATGGTCGTGTTACTCCTGATTGGACAACCTACAGTAACCTGGCTTCTATATATGTTGATGCTGGACTGTTTGAGAAAGCAGAAGCTGCCCTGAAGGAGCTGGAGAAGTGGAACACTAGCAATGATCTTGAAGCATACCAGTTCCTCATTACATTATATGCAAGAACACAAAATTTAGTGGAAGTTCATCGTGTTTGGCGATCATTGAAGCGGAATCAAccaagaagggcaaacatgagTTACCTTAACATGATTCAAGCCTTGGCAAATTTGAAGGATCTGCCTGGTGCTGAGGCCTGTTTCAAAGAGTGGGAAGCTCAGTACATCAATCCACCTAAGACTAACACAAAGGCCCCTGGGACAGCTGAAACGTCATCTAATGAATCTGATGTCAAGGCAACCAAGGACAAGGGCACAGATGGGGAATTGAAGCATCCTAAATATGATATCCGGGTTGCAAATGCCATGATCAAAGCATATATTACAGAGGGTATGTTTGACAAAGCTGTTGCTGTCAAGAAGCGTGCCAAGATGCGTGGTGGAAGACTTAACGCTAAGACCTGGGAAATTTTCATGGAACATTATCTCAAGGAAGGGGATCTCAAGATGGTTCACTGGTGCGCTGATCGTGCAATCAAGAAAGGGCACAGCGCTGGTAGGATCTGGGTGCCACCACATGAAGTGACTGAAACCTTGATGGATTACTTTGAGAAGAACAAAGATGTAGATGGAGCTGAGAAATTTGTCGAGGTATTAAAGAAGGTACAGAAGGATTTGGGCACGGTGGTGTTTGAACCACTGGTTCGCACGTATGCAGCTGCTGGGAAGAAGCTCCCTGGGATGAGGCACCGCCTTAAGATCGAAAATGTGGAAGTCAGCGAGGAAACCGCCAAGCTGCTTGATTCTGTCTGTATTGATCAATGA